A single region of the Liolophura sinensis isolate JHLJ2023 chromosome 9, CUHK_Ljap_v2, whole genome shotgun sequence genome encodes:
- the LOC135475032 gene encoding 5-hydroxytryptamine receptor 6-like, whose translation MADTGVCFTSIAVGTTLGGIILATIVGNILVVVAVSSNRVLHTVSNIFIVSLSLADLLVGTVVMIPAMLNEIYGRWILAPEFCSIWVSFDVMLTSASILNVSLISFDRYLVIMRPLRYKSLMSTTKALVLLSVIWFIAIMASFLPIENGWHYMEATLENLTANSDTPQCIFVVSLPFAATVSSLTILLPILISFTLYYRISKEANRQFCLLRMLATPGNVLLGMQKVPSKTVRETFTRKATITLGIIVGAYVLTWAPFLTANIVEVFCRCVPPKVFKVFVWLGYCNSLVNPIIYPLFMRDFRKVYFRFLFFCFPFLKALKKYERGHSERHVNIPIK comes from the coding sequence ATGGCTGATACCGGTGTTTGTTTCACCTCGATAGCAGTGGGAACAACGCTAGGAGGCATTATATTGGCTACAATTGTGGGTAATATTCTTGTGGTTGTCGCCGTGTCCAGTAACAGGGTATTACATACTGTTTCAAATATATTCATTGTCTCGCTTAGCCTGGCCGATCTGTTGGTAGGCACTGTTGTCATGATACCGGCTATGCTCAACGAAATATATGGCCGATGGATTCTCGCACCGGAATTCTGTTCGATTTGGGTCTCTTTTGATGTAATGTTGACTAGTGCTTCGATCCTAAACGTGTCCTTAATCAGTTTTGACCGTTATTTGGTGATCATGCGCCCACTCCGATACAAGTCCTTGATGTCCACCACCAAAGCTCTTGTGTTACTCTCTGTGATCTGGTTCATAGCCATTATGGCCTCCTTTCTACCCATAGAAAACGGCTGGCACTACATGGAAGCCACCTTGGAGAACCTTACGGCCAACTCCGACACCCCACAATGTATATTTGTGGTCAGCCTCCCGTTTGCCGCCACTGTTTCTTCCCTGACAATTTTGCTGCCGATTTTAATATCATTCACCTTGTATTACCGCATTTCAAAGGAAGCCAACAGGCAATTTTGTTTACTTCGAATGTTGGCCACGCCAGGCAATGTTTTACTGGGCATGCAGAAAGTGCCGTCAAAAACTGTGAGGGAAACTTTTACGCGAAAAGCCACTATAACTTTAGGAATTATCGTGGGGGCGTACGTTTTGACGTGGGCGCCATTCTTAACCGCAAATATTGTGGAAGTGTTTTGTCGCTGCGTTCCTCCGAAAGTCTTTAAAGTGTTTGTGTGGCTGGGTTACTGCAACAGTCTAGTCAACCCCATTATTTATCCGCTGTTTATGAGGGATTTCAGGAAGGTTTACTTTaggtttctgtttttctgttttccattCCTCAAAGCCTTGAAGAAATACGAGCGTGGACACAGTGAgagacatgtaaatataccgatCAAATGA